In Thunnus thynnus chromosome 4, fThuThy2.1, whole genome shotgun sequence, the DNA window ACAATTAAACTGTATAAGCACAAAAGCAGCATTGTGTTCTCAGCTAAAAGTTCTGTCAAGACTAAAAACTTAAAGATTGGCCTTTTGCCAGCAGAAATCTAAGGCAAAACCAGATGAAACACAATAATAAACTTGTCATTataaatgtgcttttatgtAATTTGCAATTAAATATGATCAATTGCACTTAAAGattaatgtgtttctatttcAAAGAGCAGCTGTAAAGTCATGCAGATTCATGTTGATGATATTACTTGAACATATTAAACGTGTTCAATTTTCAGTTATTATCATTTTATCGTAAGAAGTGAAGCTGTAAAAAGTTTCAGCTtttaaactattattattatttcagtacCGCTCTCTAGTAAGGAACTCCTTGTAAAGGGTTTAATCAGGTCTACCATTTGCTTTATTAATactaataaatcatttactaatatTTTCTAgagtaataataaaacattaataaaagaaaaatttgGGTCACCAGgttgtgaaataaatgttgGGATTTTGGATCAGATCCCTTATTAATGTCTTATAACTTACCATAGCTTTGGTAAACTatttattaactattaataCAGCCAGTAATTACAACTTATAGaccctttataaagggtgcCTTATTAAAAAAGTGGCGccattatttacagttttaagttttaagatGCAGTCATCTCAGtctaaaaacatttcaatcagAAAGTTCTGTCTCAGTAAAGAAAGATAAGCATATATTCAAAATCAGCCTAATATAagaaatcatttatttcttacattgtttaataaaacagcaataattattttttgcaAACTGGATATAAACTTTGATACAATTTGACATGCCAGTTAATTTGACACTGTGGGTAGTAGCAGTTCTACAATAGTGCTTATGAAATAGCATTTATGGACAGAACAGATTTTACATTGTTGAATTATTATGATGAATTTTAACTTTTGAAAAGAGTTCATTcgacttaaaaaagaaaaaaacagaaagaaaaacgtGTCTAAAACTGTCACAGCTTCAACACCAGAGGAGATTGTGAGACAAACCAGGAATGACACCGAGTTGAGATACAACGAACATATCTGCACTGTGTTTCTGACAACAAAATGGCAGTTATAGAAGATTCAGTTTGTCATTAATGAAATGTTAACTCATGCCAGCTAGATGCATCTCAGTGCACATATGAGGACATGCATGAGCACATaacattcatgaaaaaaaaaaactttttcctCTCAAATGTATTATAGCTTCAACATGAAGGTTACAGCGAACATGATCAGCATTTTTACAGTCTTTATAAGTTGCTCTGGTCCTTGTAATTCATGTATCATAAATAATTAGAAAAAGACGATCCGAAAGATTTCTTGCAAGAAAGTTTTTGGTGACAGCAATGCGATCAATGATTGGTCATCAACACCGATGAGATGATGTCATTTGTCACTTGGCAAGCAGAGAAATTTCAGTTCTTTGTCATCTGTAAACGCCTTTCAACGCTCCTGTCCGCTCCTCAAGCAAAAGTGCCGTGTGTAGTCCTCTGCCAGCCTAGAAAAAGTGCAGTGGCTCTCGTTCTATTTCAGTCTGAATCCTTAGTGGTGAATCCAGCTTCTGATTCTCTGCTCTGGTCCCTCTGGAGTCTCTCAGGGAGCTCAGCTGGGCAGCAGCCACGGCTCCACAAAGTCCCACTGCTTCCACAGGATGAACAGCAGCAAGGTCAGCAGGACGGTGGCGGCGACCCGGGCTCGGGTCTTCATCAGCGGGGTGATGAAGTTGGCCAGGGTGGAGACGAAGACCAGCAGCACGGCCATGAGCCCCAGGATGACGTTGATGAGTTTCCCCAGCAGAGCTCGAGCGTTGGCGTTCTCCACCCCCTCCAGCTGGACCacctgttgctgttgctgctgcagctccagctTGGTGATGCGGGTCAGGCAAGACTCCACAGCCTCCTGTATTTACACAAACCCAGAGACCCGGACACAAAGAGTGACCACACATGCTGATTTATTTCCACAATAGCTTCAATTAAAGACCctgaaattttattttcttgatcaaCCTCTTACTGTGAGTGATGGGGTCCAACATGAATGTGCTATTTTCTTTCAAAGTTAagacagttttggttatttcacatgagagatattgtgtctttgtatttgtgtttttgtctgtgctcCTCTCAGTGGTTCGAAGTGGGCGGGGCTCTGTTGGAaaactgtgatgtcacatacttCCATGCACCAATCAGGATCAAACCTCATTAAACCACACCTACACAATCCAGCTGAGTTTTTAAGCATTAAACTCTTGACAAATAATacctaaagatgttttttttttatttagtctgaATATTAAATATCATAGAGAAAACAAATCAGATATGAATTcaagttttcaggggctttaatgACTCCAGTAATATTGGAgttttttagggtttttttacCTGAATGTCTCTTGCCCTCTCATAGGACTGGTACGCCACTTTTTCCTCCATGCTGGCAAGTTCCTGTTTAAGGTTGGTCATCTCATTCTGGTGCAGCTCTGTTAAGTCATTCAGCTGCTCTTCAAGTCGTTCATACCTGAATatacaaaaccaaacacacacaaagatccttaaaattttaaaatgcaaaggatcgcagagaaataaaacttcaACTTTTACATAATGTCCATAGATGGACTTttattattgtccaaaaacaattaaaaacacgttccttcattacaatgaGCATGAGCATTATTGTGTATTTTGAGTCGTTGGCACATATACCGTCCTGATACcgtaaatactcactagtgcACTAAATTCATGACtaaggccctgtttacacctggcattaacatgcgtctcaagtgatccgatcacaagtgaacagctctaagtacaggtgtgaatgcacccaagacgcattggGGACGCATTGAGATCTGATCCTGTTCCAAATAAAATTTTCTTAAAACTGCAGTGCCCAggtgttttaggaaattatattgcttttttaaaagtatatatTGGTGActagtttttaaaaatcttcagTAGGAGCAAATGAGCTTGGGTCTTAAAGCCATGAATAGGGTCCTGAAGGcggaaagtattgagagacagactacAGTATTGTCAGTTTTGGATTGGTTTctttggatttgttgacagtaacaAAAACGTCCTTACCCTTTAAGTGAACTACATTGTGAGGATGATACTGTACATAGATGCTTTGAATAGCTTGTaactgttttttgggggggatcCGTACCTGTATCTTTCCTCTTGCAGGCACTGTGACATGTAGGAGTAGTCGCTCTGCAGCTGACCCTTCATGTCCTCGATAGCGTCCTCCATGTGCGCCTGGCTGGCCTTGATCTCCTGTAGGCCCTCAAGTAGAGAGTCCCAGGAGCTATGCacatgatggtggtggtggtggtgcccGTCCAGTCTGGGACTCCCCATTGTTGGCCCTAacatcccccctcctcctcctactccggCACCACCAGAGTTACTACCTGCTCCGGAGCCGGACGTGGCGCTTGAGCACTCGTCGTCACTGCCGTACTTGGGGCTTGAGACCAGTGTGGCACTTCCACTCAGGGCACGGGGCGTGGGGGTGTCGTCAGAGTGGCCCCCGACTCCGTCCTCGAGCGTGTCCTTTAGGTGAGCGATGTTATCTGCGCTGCCAAACTTGTTCCTGATAAGACTGGCAAACTCTCTCGGCTTGGAGACCACGGCAGTGTGGGTGAGGGCAGACACTCCACCTTTGACCCCTTCAACTACTCCACCTCCAAAACCACTTATCCCAGCACGAACATTCGCCCCTACGTCTTTTAATCCTTGCTGCATGTCCCGCAGGACATCCTTAGGCTGCCGGGCCGGTCCATTCTGtagagagggaagagaaatgAGGAAGCAGAGAAGTGGAGGATCTCAAAGGTAGGAGAGAGGTGATTAGGTTTACGGGAGAGAACTTTAGGAAGATAGATGAGGAAAGCAGGTCCTGTAGAGAGTTAGGTGAGACACGGGATGATGCATTGGTTTAAATAAGTGTCAGGAGATGAGAATCATCAGTCTATATTTGGTCTGTCCTCACAACGATAGAGCACTTCTTTGAGTCAGTCATGAGATAATTATTCAAAACAGTCACAGTACAAAAACAGCTCCACATAAAGGTATCACCAGGGTTATATGGAAACTAACTGCATGTACACACTTACCTGTTCTATCTCCTTTAGCTTCTTGTGATAGTGCTCCAATTTTTTGTGCAAGTGTGCGATGGTCTGCGCTGACTTCTGGTTCTTCTTCTCAAACACCTGCTTGATCCTGGACGCCTGCTGTTTGTCTGCGTTGTGGGCCAACTTCAGGTACTCGGCAACGTTGTCGTCGCGGGCCTCCTGCTCCACGCGAATCTGCTCGGTGACCTTCAGGATCTTCTGCTGCAGGTGCTCCAGAGCAGCACGCGTCCGCTGCGGCTCGCCAGCCACTGAACCCTCAGCACCCCCGGCCATGACCCCAGACACTGTCCCGGCTCCATCCGCACTGATGTTACTGTCAGAACCTCCATGGCTGGTGGTGGAGGGTACGCCTAGAGTTGACACCTCGCTCTTGTCCAGCTGAGGGGACGAGAGGGCAGGAGGAGGTTATCAGGGATGGAAAGAGTACGGCAGCTACTCCAGATGAAGTACTGTTAACATGAATTACTCAAATAGAAGACACACTGCTTGTATTGAAATCTACTCAAGTAAAACTACAAAGGAAGCTCTTTTGAAGATTATTCTGGCACAGTGAAAGGGCCAGTGTGGCGTCCTGAATATAACTGACGGTAATTATTTGGCTTTTCTTCCTAAAACCTCCTTTCCTCACAGATTGGGTTATGTGGGAAAAGAAGTTAATCTCAAATTTAGACAGAATATCCATCTGGTGGCCTGTCTTGCATCTGGCGGCGCCTCTGTAATTttaggctttttaaaaatagttaGGTGATATGTCAAATATCagtattactttattttaagagtccacattttcttttaaaaaaattcaagaagtttcctttaaaaaaacttGATGATTTAGAACTAATTACAGGGAAAATACTGTTGATAAAGAGTTCAGTTGGTACACTTccaattattttgtttcattcacCTGCTAATGTAACCCAGAGAGCCTTTTGATCAGAGCACAGCAGGCCAGGTGAATAtgcaaaaatgagaaatgtgtccacagacaaacatacaattCAATATATATGAAGATTAAAGATTCCAATAATAAATTGACACAGTGTTTTCAAGGAAAATGTTGATAAACTCAACACAAAACCTCCAAAAATTATATTCTCAGAACTCAGAAGAAAGAGGTTTTTTTGGAAGATAACATAAAGTTGACATAAAGAATTAGCCAAATATCCTCTCAAGCTAAAGTAGAATTACTGATTACATTAAGgaaaaagagcacataaaaatAACTTGCAGTTAGTTACTTTCCTCTGCTAGTGGTAATGCCTATAATTGATTTGGTGGAGGAATCAGAGAGTACACAGAAAGGCCATCATGCATTAATTAGATGATACATAATTATGCTGCTTCCTGCTCAGCAGAGCCTCAGACACTCATCTTCACCACAAACTAATTATTTTAAAGCATCTTTATGACAatgtagatgatgatgatgatgatgatgatgatgatattttgtgtaaatgttCATCATGTAAAGATAGAAATAAATTCTTATATCATCTGGATCAGTTTGTAGCTGTTAGAAAAACACCAGGTTGTAATCCCTTTAAACAATGAGCCCTCTGCTGACATATTGACGCATGAGGGGATCCCCTGGTCAGTACTACATTTTATATGTCTAGCTTGGTTGGCAGATGGCGGGTTTGTTAATGACCCCTCTGCCTGACGTCAAAACACTGTAATCAGACCCTGCAAACATGAGCTCAGGCGGACACATGACACCAAACATCTCATAGCGCTGTTCTAATTTCTCTGGACGGGACGGCGCAGGGATTTATTAGTATTTATTTGCGTGACAGTGTGATAGGATGAGCGCATACTGTAGCTCCCTGTGCCATCATATGAATCAGCCAGAGCGAAGCAAACCAGgcggtgtttttttttttttttaataaagtagGTTACAATCGTATcgtaattgaaaatgaaaaaaaacagatgactGTAGTCCCTGGTGGTTAATCGTCCCCTGATATTGTCAGAGATGCTTATGCAGCAGCTACAAGCGATGTCTCGTAAGTGAAGggatgaaaacacaacagagacaaCACAGCAATGGCTGATGCTCCAATTTAAAGGAtgcctttaaaaaacaaaagcacaggGTGATGAATAAAGGCTTCTGGACGTCGGAGGAGAAGCAGGGCTGTGATGAAGATGGAGGTGACAGATGTGTATGGCACAGAAAcgagaggacacacacacacacacacacacacacacacacacgcaggatATACGTCTGTGCCGCTCACTCGgcgggagacacacacacacacacacacacatgagagaCATGGTCGATGGATGTCAACAAGCGAGGATGCGGACACATGAGGATGAGACACAAGCCAGCACAGCGATAAATTAAATTAGAAACGTTACCATACTGCTTTAATCCAATTTTTGCAGTGCCATTGCAAGTCTGTGTTCGAGGCccatcctcctccacctcctcctcctccctcctcccccctgtGCACACCGAGGAGGAGCCCCCCTCCTCAAATATCTTTACCCTCAGCCGTTGTCTGGCTGACTATCACCTCACCGGATCCTAATGCTCCATTGTTAATACCATCGATATCTGCAGCCtcccactccctctctctctttctctctctctctctctcctttgtgTCATATGCTCCCTCCgcctccctctctttcactcccctacctctctctctctctcagtctaaATGCAAACGCTAGCTGTCCTGCCCTATAATGGATGTGGGAGCTAAGGGACAGATGATGGAGGGAAATgggcgggaggggggggggagggaggcaTGGGAGAGTTTAGCGCAGGCGTGCAGGTGCCTCTGTGCTGTTGAGGccagagcagagagggagggagggggacaCAGAAGGGGCCTTTGGCAGCTAGGGCCCCCTCTTCATCCCCCCCTAAACCCCtcaatacaaacacatatactCAGTGTGCGCTGATGTGGGGCTGCAGTGATGTGCTGCCAAAATACACAGTGTCTTGTCTGAACACTGACTCACTCTCTTCATTTCCCTTCGCTGCTCCTCACAAAGAAAGGATGAGTGTGGTATCACAACAACAGAAGCCTGATTGAGCAAATTAGGGCTATTTGAAAGCTTCAGATCTCAGTTTGAGCTGACTTgtgcatgttagtgtgtgtgtgtgtgtgtggagggatACCCaccagacagacatgaaaacaaGCTGTCATCATCTAAGTAAAGGCAAACCTCAAATAaactgaaaagatgaaaaaatatggCTTCCATGGGAGGGTGTGGCATAAAAAATCAAATTCCAGTCACTTAAGTGTATCGGTGGAAGtattgaaatgttttacttaagtaaaagtatcaattcAGCAGTGCAAATTTTGCAATATCATGCTTAAGTGAAAATACAGCAGTATAATCATGAAGAATGTacttaaagtaaagtaataaaagtaaaagtacttgctATTTAGAcacattaattattattattagtcatatttctattattatatttgttattgttgttattgttgttgctgtgcatcgctgtctctctctttctctctcaacccaatcAGTCCAGGCTAATGGCCGCCCAtctagagcctggttctgctcgaggtttctttcCGTTAAAGCAGAGTTTTTCCggtttctgtaaattaaagagtacagtctagacctgctttatatgaaaagtgtcatgagatgacttctgttgtgatttggcactatataaataaaatatacttgACTTGATATGCTCTATCTATTTCTATATTGTTATACTATGTAACACTTTATTATTAATGATGCAGTTATTCTCTCTCATTGGCACAAATATTATGATAAGCATGTCCGAAATGAGATACTTTTGCTTtggctataaaaaaaaaagttacattttaaagtgtCTGATTGTCTGTATTTTGTAATTATTGAACAATGAACATGATTACCATGTTTTCTCCAAAATGTTTATATAGCTTCTAGAAATAAAACTTGTCAGAGTTTATGACTAGTAACTAACTACATAAACAACCTAATAATAAAGATTACTACTTAAAACATAGTCTTGTTGTAGTGTTGTGACTACATATTCACTATACAAGCAAACTTACACAAACTTATTCACTACTAACACCAAGTAGCAAAACTCTCTGCTTGATTACTACTGGAAATATTGTTTTGCTACAGAACTCTACTGGTATATCTTGAGTTATGCATAAACTATACATTCACAGCACAATTCCTACAAGTCACTACATAGCCACTACTACACAAATAGGTTTTATGAAGTGATTCAGTTGTACTTTTTAATGAGGTATGAATGTACAAGAAGCATTTTACTGTTGGAAATGGAGCTCATTTTAACTTCTTCATGTattgttgggtagtttaatctataacatgGAAGCTGATTGGTTTTGTATGAAAGATCTTAATCAGCAAAGTTGTACTTGTAAATGTAATTGTACTTAGCTACTTTTCACCACAGCTCAAGTGGATGTTTAGGGATAAAAAAGCTTCTAATAATTACTACAAAAATATACCATGCATCGTAtcttttcataatattttagCCCatatttattaatccattttAACTGTTCACTTGATAACCTGGAATTTCTTTTATGCCACACTCCTGTTTCCCTTCATTTTCTTCAAACAAGCTCTCTGTGGTTTGAACATTTCGGTCGTTCTTCACAGCTAAGCCCAGACAGAAGGAATGTtacacaaaaccacacactcacacctggGTGTTGCCCAGCGAACACACACTTAGTACAAGTATACTTAGTATACAAAGCACAAGTGGTACAGAGTTAATTGATGTTCACACAATGGGCACACATACAGGATTGTCAGGTGGTCAAAGGGTCAAGTCCAGGAAGTATAAAGCTTTCCACTCTCCACTGAACTCTGACACAACATGAAGAAATATTTCATGTGGAGTCCTTCGAGTTTATGACCCACCAGCATCCAGAGTCCAACCAGTCTACTTGTGGGATTTTAGGTGTTACTACTGACCCAATTCCAAGGCCAAAACTACCGATTTGCGTCACGTCATAATCCTCTGTGTCTTGATTACAACTGGTCCTGAATGCAGCTGGCTGAAAATAAGTAGGTGTCACGTTACTCTGGCATCTGTTGACTGGCTGCCGGCCAGGTGTAACCTCACTACTGCCAGTTTACTGAAGTatgtacttgtattttatttgactaCTTTTATTTTATGCCACTTTGTATTTCTactcatttctttcatttcagaagCAAATcatgtactttttactccacattTATGCTACAGATACTGTTCAGATTAAGTTTTTCAAaaggtttttacatttcttttaatgAATTTAGAAATGTCATGCCTTTTTATAGATTTGCAtccacattttgtcatttggcaggcGCTTTAATCCAAAGGGATTTACAAGTGAGGCAAAACAATCAAgcattagaggacagtgactcaaaagCGCTGTGGAACAAATTCTCCAGTAGTTtctatttttataaattaaagtAGGAAACAACTGGAAGTAGACAAGGGCATAAGATCTAACTACAAgatcaaaatgctgcttacatgttagTGCATCAGTAacaatacagtaatataataaataacaatacaaCGCTGACAGCGGCCCCATTCAACCTGTATGATGTAGTATATATAGATAGTATATTTTGATGTTGTATAgaatacttcttccaacactaaACAACTAGTACAGGTTTATATTCTCATATACGAGACCTTCAGCCTGTGAAAAGGTGCTATTGTTTTGTAATGAACAGCAAAATTTACTCTTTATGACTGTTTCACATACTTTTTGTCAGTTCATTcatcattctttctctctcacaaacacacacacgctcacttGCATGACAAGAGTGATcaaaaaatgaaccaaaacttTCACAGGAAactttcttttaatctttttattggAATTCTCAtaataattaaacaacaaaaactaaattaacaTAAGGCGTAGTATCTCACAATAAATAAGGATagattttttcatttgtagttTCTGACATAAAACAACATGACGCACCTGTGCACAAGCATCTATAAACAGAAGTGCATTCATTCATCGTTTGGGGTAATGCTGTCATCATCTTAGCTTCGCATGTCAGATCATAAGGATTAGCATTACAGTGACCTTGTTCGACACCCATGCAGATTACCCATAGCAGCAGGATTTGCCTACATAGACATAAATAAGTGTCATGAAGAAACATATAATTTGCTTTGAGGCagataataacacattttctaTTAAATTGCACTAATGCTTTCAAATAGAAAAGAATAAAGCACTTTGCTTTAGCTTAATACATTTACTTTTGAGAACACTTTTGACCGATTGTCTTTTATGGAGCTTCAAAATACCGAAACAAGTGCCGTAAAAGGCTCTTGATACTGGGTGTTCAGAGTACACCACCTATCATTTGTATGTGCAatactgcagtgtttttatggTAATGCTACTTAACAGTGCTGTATTAAACTCTATAGATAAATCTCTgatataaaaatctaaatataagtgttttttttaagtgtttcaaAGACCTTGTGCTACACTCCTAACCTACAATCTGGTGCTGTACACATGTCAGAGTTTGGACAGGGCACTTGTGGAGATCTGCTttgaaaatcaatcaaaatgcAGTCGATGGGAGGGCTGGAAGAGGACATGATGGCACTTCTGTCTTTTATAATCTAAGCAAAGCAACTGCATGTACAGGATGTCAGAACTCttcaagcattttcatatgAGCACATGTTGGTAGATAGAACATGATTGTACATCAGGAtatataaagtaaaatacaCTTTGGACAGGAAgtgcttgtaaaaaaaacccaaaacactTAAAGATGACTCCTTGCCCACATGatacacataaagaaaaaacgctgtaaaaaaaaaaaaccacaacagTGGATTCAACAAAAGGAGCCAAAGGGCTTCATCCATTCTCTaccattttctctcattttctcacagGCATTCCTTGATTTCCCTGTAAAACAGAACGATTTTAAACCGACACATCATGTGTTTCAAGTGTATACAGTAATGTGTTTGTCCGTGGTATCTCGGCACTGCAAGAGGCACAGAGTCTCTACAAAGCGGAGATGTCCAGACGCAGGGACGTGACCGCGTTTTCAGCACTGTGGAATGTACAGTAGGAAATGTTAGTCGACACTTTGGCATCCCCTTGATCCAAATGAGTATAAATCCACTGATTCGAGAGATTACCGTTAATCTTCTCTGCTCGGATGTCCCCCTTCTTACCACGTGGGAAAACACCAACCCCCTCAGAGTGAATACAGTACCCTAATTAACCTTATAGTAATGATGCCTGTGTGTAGCTGGAGGTCCCCTTCTGTTTTTGACCTCCTGGTGAGTGACTGTGCAGAGTCTGTGCAGAACGTTGTATTTCCTGAGCGTTGTACTGTTTGCGTGGTTGGCACTTTTTCAGCAAACTGCACCGGAAATCACTCGCCGGATTTGCGTGGCATCCCCACTACTCTTCTTTTAGCCTGATAGAAATCTGTAGGGATACAGAAGAGGATATTTAGCAAGCAGATCCAAGTGAAACCACAGCTCTACTTATTCATAATTAGAACATCTGTATATGTACCTgtaatgtttgtctgtttcctcTTGAGTCCTGTGTTCTCCCTTTTCTCAGGTGTTTTCTCCAGGTTTTCCAGCTTGAGTACACGTCTTTCTGGGCTGAGTGGGATGTTCTCCTTCTCGTTCTGTGATGGCCCCACTTTTGCTGCTTTAGGGGAAACCTTCACCTCTGCTGCCCTCTGACCTTCCGCCTTTCCCAGACCGAGCATACAGGATCGGTAGAGCAGTGGCACCTTGGTACCCGGGATGCCCTCCCATTGGAAATCGCTGCTCTCCAGAGGCTTATCCGAGACAAAGTCGAAGCCCCAGCGTAGCGAAGCCTCCTCCAGGTCTTTGCGCAGCGCAGCCTGGTACTCCacctgcagctgctctctgtcGACAGGGCCGAACAGGTTTCGCCGTGTGGGGCCATTCCCCATGGTGCTCAGGATCCGCTTGTGAGTAGCCATCGTTCTACACTGTAAAGACACAAATGAAGAGGAAGGAACAGAGGTTATTTGAGGAAAaagctgacaaaaaaacatgttagttGCAAAAATATGCACTCCAATCAATGCTACAACTCCTTACCAAACTCAAAACTCgaaacatttaacataaattAATTAACGCCTCAAACttttaaagtagaaaaaagccTTACCATTGTTCTAAGCAGTTAAAGCTCCCTCAGTGAGCATTACAGAGCATCTCAGACTGATGTCACTGGGGAGCTTTTTAT includes these proteins:
- the cdkn1a gene encoding cyclin-dependent kinase inhibitor 1 isoform X1, with protein sequence MCRTMATHKRILSTMGNGPTRRNLFGPVDREQLQVEYQAALRKDLEEASLRWGFDFVSDKPLESSDFQWEGIPGTKVPLLYRSCMLGLGKAEGQRAAEVKVSPKAAKVGPSQNEKENIPLSPERRVLKLENLEKTPEKRENTGLKRKQTNITDFYQAKRRVVGMPRKSGE
- the tmcc2 gene encoding transmembrane and coiled-coil domains protein 2, yielding MLDKSEVSTLGVPSTTSHGGSDSNISADGAGTVSGVMAGGAEGSVAGEPQRTRAALEHLQQKILKVTEQIRVEQEARDDNVAEYLKLAHNADKQQASRIKQVFEKKNQKSAQTIAHLHKKLEHYHKKLKEIEQNGPARQPKDVLRDMQQGLKDVGANVRAGISGFGGGVVEGVKGGVSALTHTAVVSKPREFASLIRNKFGSADNIAHLKDTLEDGVGGHSDDTPTPRALSGSATLVSSPKYGSDDECSSATSGSGAGSNSGGAGVGGGGGMLGPTMGSPRLDGHHHHHHHVHSSWDSLLEGLQEIKASQAHMEDAIEDMKGQLQSDYSYMSQCLQEERYRYERLEEQLNDLTELHQNEMTNLKQELASMEEKVAYQSYERARDIQEAVESCLTRITKLELQQQQQQVVQLEGVENANARALLGKLINVILGLMAVLLVFVSTLANFITPLMKTRARVAATVLLTLLLFILWKQWDFVEPWLLPS
- the cdkn1a gene encoding cyclin-dependent kinase inhibitor 1 isoform X2 translates to MATHKRILSTMGNGPTRRNLFGPVDREQLQVEYQAALRKDLEEASLRWGFDFVSDKPLESSDFQWEGIPGTKVPLLYRSCMLGLGKAEGQRAAEVKVSPKAAKVGPSQNEKENIPLSPERRVLKLENLEKTPEKRENTGLKRKQTNITDFYQAKRRVVGMPRKSGE